In the genome of Candidatus Neomarinimicrobiota bacterium, the window TGGATCCATAGCCACCATCGAATGATCCAACCTTGGGACCGGTCTGGCCAAAGATCGCATTATCTGCTGCAATGGTCAGATCACAGACCAGGTGCAGGACATGACCACCCCCAATGGAGTACCCGGCAACCATGGCGATAACTGGTTTTGGCAAAGTGCGAATCTGGCGCTGTAGATCCAGGACGTTTAAGCGGTGAACTCCCTCGCCATCTTTGTAGCCGGTATCACCTCGAATGGATTGATCTCCTCCAGAACAAAAGGCTTTTTTACCTGCTCCCGTGAGGATGACCACCCCGATCTTTGGATCTTCACGGGCATCTTCAAAAGCTTTGATCATTTCCTGGACGGTCAGGGGACGAAACGCGTTGCGTTTTTCCGGTCTGTTGATGGTAACTTTGGCTATTCCATTATATTTTTGATAGCGGATGTCGGTGAATTCACCAGCTGTTTCCCATTTTATTGATGTCACATTACTCTCCTTCAATTGTTTCGCGCAGAAATTGCTTTATCAGATGGGCAGTTTCCAATGGTTTTTCCAAATGAAAGGCATGATCTCCACCATCCAATATCTGGTGTTGAGCATGCGGCAATTGGGTTGCCATTTCATGATTCAATTCACTATACTTTTGATCTAGAGCGCCACTGAGCAAAAGTATCGGGAGCTCCATGTCAGGTAAACTCCCCCACAGTGATGGCAGAGACCCGCTACCCAGGTGTTGGAGAGCTCTACTCAACTGTTCAGGGTCATTATCAGAGCGGGTGGTCATTAACCAGAAGATCTGCTTATCATTTTTATAAA includes:
- the menB gene encoding 1,4-dihydroxy-2-naphthoyl-CoA synthase yields the protein MTSIKWETAGEFTDIRYQKYNGIAKVTINRPEKRNAFRPLTVQEMIKAFEDAREDPKIGVVILTGAGKKAFCSGGDQSIRGDTGYKDGEGVHRLNVLDLQRQIRTLPKPVIAMVAGYSIGGGHVLHLVCDLTIAADNAIFGQTGPKVGSFDGGYGSSYMARIVGQKKAREIWYLCKQYSAQEALDMGLVNTVVPYADLETETVAWAERILEHSPLSIRLLKSAFNADVDGQTGLQELAGNATLLYYMSEEAQEGRNAYNEKRKPDFKKYPWRP